One window of the Nocardia huaxiensis genome contains the following:
- a CDS encoding HAD family hydrolase: protein MAIEAVLFDFSGTVFRLEESAFRSVDLIDADGRAFDTHEVAEIMRRMTAPVEQLVEFDEEGQFAWDRRDLDPALHRRAYVQVLRKSGVPDSVAGPLYEQLLDPYAWTPYPDTGEVFEALHANGIAVGIVSNIAFDIRPAFESRGWDRYIGEFALSFEIGAMKPDPLIFRTALDRLGCAPERALMVGDSLEADGGAKALGCGFELVEPLPTADRPDSLLEIVRNLGS, encoded by the coding sequence ATGGCGATCGAGGCAGTTCTGTTCGATTTTTCCGGCACCGTGTTCCGGCTCGAGGAATCCGCGTTCCGCTCGGTGGATCTCATCGACGCGGACGGCCGCGCGTTCGACACCCACGAGGTGGCCGAGATCATGCGGCGCATGACAGCGCCGGTGGAGCAACTCGTGGAATTCGACGAGGAGGGTCAATTCGCTTGGGACCGCAGGGATCTCGACCCGGCGCTGCACCGTAGGGCGTATGTGCAGGTGCTGCGGAAGTCCGGTGTTCCGGATTCCGTGGCCGGGCCGCTCTACGAGCAGCTGCTCGACCCGTATGCGTGGACGCCGTACCCGGATACCGGCGAGGTCTTCGAGGCCCTGCACGCGAACGGCATCGCGGTGGGCATCGTCAGCAATATCGCCTTCGACATCCGTCCGGCCTTCGAGTCGCGTGGATGGGATCGATATATCGGCGAATTCGCGCTGTCGTTCGAGATCGGCGCCATGAAGCCCGACCCCCTGATCTTCCGCACGGCCCTGGATCGGCTCGGCTGCGCGCCCGAGCGGGCCCTCATGGTCGGTGACAGTCTCGAGGCGGATGGCGGGGCCAAGGCGCTGGGCTGCGGTTTCGAGCTGGTCGAACCCCTGCCGACCGCCGATCGCCCGGATTCGCTGCTCGAGATCGTGCGCAACCTGGGTTCCTGA
- the def gene encoding peptide deformylase: MTIQPVRLFGDPILRARAAEVESFDKEVRQLVTDLTDTMYESGGVGMAAPQIGVGLRVFVYDTGDAQGHLINPEFEVIGEDTQTGPEGCLSIPGVREDVTRAMTVRARGVDVDGNPVEFQAEGLLARCVQHETDHLDGVLFLQRLEPATRKEAMRTLRESSWFTRGITVLAASELGGRRRATAGKQEGSR; this comes from the coding sequence GTGACCATCCAGCCTGTCCGCCTGTTCGGCGATCCGATCCTGCGCGCTCGCGCGGCGGAGGTCGAGTCCTTCGACAAGGAGGTGCGCCAGCTGGTGACCGACCTGACCGACACCATGTACGAGAGCGGCGGCGTGGGTATGGCCGCACCGCAGATCGGGGTCGGGTTGCGCGTGTTCGTGTACGACACCGGCGACGCGCAGGGGCATCTGATCAATCCGGAGTTCGAGGTGATCGGCGAGGACACGCAGACCGGGCCGGAGGGATGCCTGTCCATTCCCGGTGTGCGCGAAGACGTTACGCGGGCCATGACGGTGCGGGCGCGCGGTGTGGATGTGGACGGCAATCCGGTGGAATTCCAGGCCGAGGGGCTGCTGGCGCGCTGCGTGCAGCACGAGACCGATCATCTGGACGGGGTGCTGTTCTTGCAACGGCTGGAGCCCGCCACTCGCAAGGAGGCGATGCGCACCCTGCGCGAATCGTCGTGGTTCACTCGGGGAATCACTGTGCTCGCCGCCTCGGAGCTGGGCGGACGTCGCCGGGCCACGGCCGGCAAGCAGGAAGGAAGCCGCTGA
- a CDS encoding PadR family transcriptional regulator, which yields MDMNERGRGPWRRQRPEESQGPEHPRFRRGPRPERGERHRHGRGGFGPDFGQGGFGPGGFGPGFGPGPHFGRGRGRGGRGRRGDVRAAILLLLQERPMHGYELIQQIRERSQDVWRPSPGSIYPALSQLEDEGLVLIEKVSGRKTAKLTESGTEYIEANRDELGDPWQDVKDGVGDQALDLRGLIGQLMGAAAQVAAVGDKDQAAKAAEVLTEARRALYRILAEDDTPEK from the coding sequence ATGGACATGAACGAAAGAGGCCGCGGACCGTGGCGTCGCCAGCGGCCCGAGGAATCCCAGGGTCCCGAGCACCCGCGCTTCCGGCGCGGCCCGCGCCCGGAACGGGGTGAACGCCACCGCCACGGTCGCGGCGGCTTCGGCCCCGATTTCGGACAGGGTGGTTTCGGACCCGGCGGTTTCGGACCCGGATTCGGGCCCGGCCCGCACTTCGGTCGCGGTCGAGGCCGCGGCGGCCGGGGCCGGCGCGGTGATGTCCGCGCCGCCATCCTGCTGCTGCTGCAGGAGCGGCCCATGCACGGCTACGAGCTGATCCAGCAGATCCGCGAGCGCAGCCAGGACGTGTGGCGTCCCAGCCCCGGCTCCATCTACCCCGCGCTCTCGCAGCTCGAGGACGAGGGCCTGGTGCTCATCGAGAAGGTGTCCGGTCGCAAGACCGCCAAGCTCACCGAGTCCGGCACCGAGTACATCGAGGCCAATCGCGACGAGCTGGGCGATCCCTGGCAGGACGTCAAGGACGGCGTCGGCGACCAGGCGCTGGATCTGCGCGGCCTGATCGGCCAGCTCATGGGCGCTGCCGCCCAGGTGGCCGCGGTCGGCGACAAGGATCAGGCCGCCAAGGCCGCCGAGGTGCTCACCGAGGCGCGCCGGGCGCTCTACCGGATCCTCGCCGAAGACGACACACCCGAAAAGTAA
- a CDS encoding lipase family alpha/beta hydrolase, with protein MRGFASAGVVAAAVVLATTVLPIGSVTAEPIGYPAPLVPTESGPPQQDHLTAARYIKAHPNAAPQGSNDFDCKPTAAHPRPVVLAHGTDSSAYSDFSVLGAQLVNAGFCVFAPNYGGKPGGDSYGTEDVFESSAQIAGFVDQVLAATGATQVDMVGFSQGASVSRYFINKLGGAAKVGQWIGIASPSYGGVMYGLVPVANVVPILFDIAELASSEAAIQQAQGSPFITALNSGGDTVAGVRYTTIGSRVDEMIQPFANIALHGDGATNIVLQDLCPGNLTGHFHMVYDAYVQQLVLNTLDPAHAVQPTCAPVALGTGIAEVVLAAHAN; from the coding sequence ATGAGGGGCTTCGCTTCGGCGGGGGTGGTGGCCGCGGCGGTCGTCCTCGCGACGACCGTGCTGCCGATCGGTTCGGTGACCGCCGAGCCGATCGGCTATCCGGCGCCGCTGGTGCCCACCGAATCCGGTCCGCCGCAACAGGATCACCTGACGGCGGCTCGTTATATCAAGGCGCATCCGAACGCCGCGCCTCAGGGCAGCAACGACTTCGACTGCAAGCCCACGGCCGCGCATCCGCGCCCGGTGGTGCTCGCGCACGGCACCGACTCGTCGGCGTACTCCGACTTCTCGGTGCTCGGAGCACAATTGGTGAACGCCGGATTCTGCGTCTTCGCCCCGAACTACGGCGGTAAGCCCGGCGGCGACAGCTACGGCACCGAGGACGTGTTCGAAAGTTCCGCGCAAATAGCCGGATTCGTCGATCAGGTCCTCGCAGCGACCGGCGCCACCCAGGTGGACATGGTCGGATTCTCGCAGGGCGCGAGCGTGTCTCGCTATTTCATCAACAAGCTCGGCGGCGCGGCCAAGGTCGGCCAGTGGATCGGCATCGCCTCGCCCAGCTACGGCGGCGTCATGTACGGCCTGGTGCCCGTGGCCAATGTGGTGCCGATTCTGTTCGACATCGCTGAACTGGCCTCCTCCGAGGCCGCCATCCAGCAGGCCCAGGGCTCCCCGTTCATCACCGCCCTCAATTCCGGCGGCGACACCGTCGCGGGCGTCCGCTACACCACCATCGGCAGCCGCGTCGACGAGATGATCCAGCCCTTCGCCAATATCGCCCTGCACGGCGACGGTGCGACGAACATCGTGCTGCAGGACCTGTGCCCGGGCAATCTCACCGGGCACTTCCATATGGTCTACGACGCGTATGTGCAACAGCTGGTGCTCAATACGCTCGATCCGGCGCACGCGGTGCAGCCGACCTGCGCGCCGGTGGCGCTGGGCACCGGCATCGCCGAGGTGGTGCTGGCCGCGCACGCCAACTGA
- a CDS encoding TetR/AcrR family transcriptional regulator produces MTNSVGTGRMTPGKRERLAAAAADVFYKQGIEKTTIADIARAADVPVGNVYYYFKTKDQLVQAAIGAHARTLQDIIAALDQLDAPAERLKGLVRGWVDQREQAAQFGCPSGTLATELDKRSDGLEQEMAAAMRGLLDWMQIQFAAMGRADARELAVALFAAYQGISLLTNTFRDPAMMEAEGNRLERWIDSLAS; encoded by the coding sequence ATGACTAACTCAGTCGGGACCGGCCGCATGACACCGGGCAAGCGGGAACGCCTGGCCGCCGCGGCCGCCGACGTCTTCTACAAGCAGGGCATCGAGAAGACGACCATCGCCGATATCGCCCGCGCGGCCGACGTCCCGGTCGGCAACGTCTACTACTACTTCAAGACCAAGGACCAACTGGTCCAGGCCGCCATCGGCGCGCACGCCCGGACGCTGCAGGACATCATCGCGGCCCTGGATCAGCTGGACGCCCCGGCCGAACGGCTCAAGGGACTGGTGCGCGGCTGGGTCGACCAGCGTGAGCAGGCGGCCCAGTTCGGTTGCCCCTCCGGCACTTTGGCCACCGAACTCGACAAGCGCTCGGACGGTCTCGAACAGGAGATGGCCGCGGCCATGCGCGGCCTGCTGGACTGGATGCAGATCCAGTTCGCGGCCATGGGCCGCGCCGACGCCCGCGAACTCGCGGTGGCCCTCTTCGCCGCCTATCAGGGAATCTCCCTGCTCACCAATACCTTCCGCGATCCCGCGATGATGGAGGCCGAGGGCAACCGGCTCGAACGCTGGATCGATTCCCTGGCTTCGTGA
- a CDS encoding ABC transporter ATP-binding protein, translating into MSDTALLRVNKVDFIRDGNAILDSVSLTVHEGEHWALLGPNGAGKTTLLRMLGAFDHPTHGTVEVLGHRLGRVDMRTLRMGIGHVDPRRTPRSPLTVHETVLTGLTNTAELVPRWAATDAQHAEADRLIDLMGLAHRRNAEWPILSQGERGRMLIARALMPSPRLLLLDEPATGLDLAGREHLLDRIDRLRRTHPGLASVLVTHHLEELPPGTTHAMLLRGGRVVAAGPVHDVLTTEHVSACFDYPVRIARAGGRWSVHTAQHADA; encoded by the coding sequence ATGTCCGATACCGCATTGCTCCGGGTCAACAAGGTCGATTTCATTCGCGACGGCAATGCGATCCTCGACTCGGTATCGCTCACCGTGCACGAAGGTGAACATTGGGCGCTGCTCGGGCCCAATGGCGCGGGCAAAACCACACTGCTGCGCATGCTCGGCGCGTTCGACCATCCCACGCACGGCACGGTCGAGGTGCTCGGCCATCGGCTCGGGCGGGTCGATATGCGCACGCTGCGCATGGGCATCGGCCATGTCGATCCCCGGCGCACGCCGCGCTCACCGCTCACCGTGCACGAGACGGTCCTGACCGGGCTCACCAATACCGCCGAACTGGTGCCGCGCTGGGCAGCGACCGACGCCCAGCACGCCGAGGCCGACCGCCTCATCGACCTGATGGGCCTGGCGCATCGCCGAAATGCCGAGTGGCCCATCCTGTCCCAGGGCGAGCGCGGCCGCATGCTCATCGCCCGCGCGCTCATGCCCAGTCCCCGGCTGCTGCTGCTCGACGAACCCGCCACCGGGCTCGACCTGGCCGGCCGTGAACACCTCCTCGATCGCATCGACCGTCTCCGGCGCACCCACCCGGGACTGGCCTCCGTCCTGGTGACCCACCATCTGGAGGAGCTGCCACCGGGCACCACCCACGCCATGCTGCTGCGCGGCGGGCGCGTCGTGGCCGCCGGTCCCGTGCACGACGTGCTCACCACCGAGCACGTGAGCGCCTGCTTCGACTATCCGGTGCGCATCGCCCGCGCGGGTGGCCGCTGGAGCGTGCACACCGCCCAGCACGCGGACGCCTGA